A portion of the Deinococcus peraridilitoris DSM 19664 genome contains these proteins:
- a CDS encoding sulfite exporter TauE/SafE family protein translates to MPDPSVLLFALPLAFLAGFVDAIAGGGGIITIPTLYFMGLSPAQVVATNKLLAIFGGATASVQFWRKGHVDRALILRIAPVALLGSTLGARLVLGFDDDELFRNIIAALILLVGVLVVTNRKLGLSGRYEGLTHRTFLIALPAMFAIGVYDGFFGPGTGTFLMFVFVRFLYFDFVTGSGNARVINFLTNLAAFLAFLLSGAMVWWIGLPMGIANALGAALGARMAILRGSTFVRVVYLGIVLLVVVRLLTAG, encoded by the coding sequence GTGCCAGACCCGAGCGTGCTCCTGTTTGCCCTGCCGCTGGCCTTCCTGGCTGGTTTTGTCGACGCCATTGCCGGTGGAGGCGGCATCATCACCATTCCAACCCTGTACTTCATGGGCCTCTCTCCGGCGCAGGTCGTCGCGACCAACAAACTGCTGGCAATTTTTGGCGGTGCCACCGCGTCTGTGCAGTTCTGGCGCAAAGGCCACGTCGACCGGGCACTCATCTTGCGAATCGCGCCCGTCGCCCTGCTCGGCAGCACCCTCGGAGCGCGGCTGGTGCTGGGATTTGACGATGACGAGCTGTTTCGCAACATCATCGCCGCGCTTATCCTGCTGGTCGGCGTGCTGGTCGTGACGAACCGGAAACTCGGCCTCTCAGGCCGCTACGAGGGCCTGACCCACCGCACCTTCTTGATTGCCCTGCCGGCCATGTTCGCCATCGGCGTCTACGACGGTTTCTTTGGCCCCGGCACCGGAACTTTTCTGATGTTCGTGTTCGTGCGTTTTCTGTACTTCGATTTCGTCACCGGCAGCGGCAACGCCCGCGTCATCAATTTCCTCACCAACCTCGCGGCCTTCCTGGCGTTCCTGCTGTCCGGAGCGATGGTGTGGTGGATCGGTTTGCCCATGGGAATTGCCAACGCCCTCGGCGCCGCCCTGGGCGCCCGCATGGCCATCTTGCGGGGCAGCACGTTCGTGCGGGTGGTGTACCTGGGAATCGTTTTGCTGGTGGTGGTCCGGCTGCTGACGGCCGGTTGA
- a CDS encoding isoamylase, whose protein sequence is MRTPGLGLTLVFLLAACGTQDTTPTSPDTLTAQALSPTSLGARYTDSSGTATGTSHITFRVYSSRASRIEVYLYAAASGQQEKVRYVLTKNTTTNVWSSTVSVDTLKNTYGITGPVYYGYRAWGPNWTYSSSWTKGSSAGFVTDVDANGNRFNPNKLLLDPYALEISHDPISPSSGNYSGTVYASGADHRLKDSGVVASKGIVLASDTSSYGTKPSRALKDDVIYEVHLRGLSKGDSSVSCAGTYAGAGAKAAALQSLGVTAVEFLPVQETDNDANDANDSATGRSSTSTSGDNYWGYMTLNYFAPDRRYSCDKSAGGPTREFKAMVKAFHDRGIKVFIDVVYNHTGEGGTYTSTDPSVANIISWRGLDNPTYYELTSDNQYYYDNTGVGGNYNTYNPVAQNLIVDSLKYWRDELGVDGYRFDLASVLGNTCTKGCFNYDKLDSNTALNRIVRDVPPRPAGGGSGVDLIAEPWAIGGNSYQVGNFPSGWSEWNGYYRDLLRKDQNKLGSESVTPAQLATRFAGSSDLYGDDGRKPWNSVNFMVAHDGFTLKDLYSCNNKNNSQAWPYGPSDGGEDHNNSWDQAGVASDQRKAARNGLAFLMLNAGTPMLTGGDEFLRGVNCNNNPYNLDSGANWLNYSLNTDQTNFKSYAQNMIAFRKAHPALRPASFYSSADTNGNVMEQLRWFKPDGQVPDSTYWNDAANHALAYRIDGTEFGDSASAIYVAYNGWSGSVNFTLPWPGAGKSWYRVTDTCPWAEGSSQVDLNAASNVGGEYATYGLCGRSVLVLIAK, encoded by the coding sequence ATGCGGACACCCGGCCTCGGTCTGACCCTTGTTTTCCTTCTCGCGGCGTGCGGAACCCAGGACACCACGCCCACCTCACCGGACACGCTCACCGCCCAGGCGCTCAGTCCAACCTCGCTCGGTGCGCGGTACACCGACTCCAGTGGCACGGCCACCGGCACGTCACACATCACCTTCCGGGTGTATTCCTCGCGCGCTTCGCGCATCGAGGTCTACCTGTACGCCGCCGCCAGCGGGCAACAGGAAAAAGTCCGCTACGTGCTGACAAAAAACACCACCACCAACGTCTGGAGCTCCACCGTCTCGGTCGATACCCTCAAGAACACCTACGGCATCACCGGCCCGGTGTATTACGGCTACCGGGCCTGGGGGCCCAACTGGACCTATTCCAGCTCCTGGACCAAGGGCAGCAGCGCCGGTTTCGTAACGGACGTGGACGCAAACGGCAACCGCTTCAATCCCAACAAGCTGCTGCTCGATCCTTACGCGCTGGAAATCAGCCACGACCCCATCAGCCCCAGCAGCGGAAACTACTCTGGCACCGTGTACGCCTCCGGCGCGGATCACCGGCTCAAGGACAGCGGTGTGGTGGCCTCCAAAGGCATCGTACTGGCCAGCGACACCAGCAGTTACGGCACCAAACCAAGCCGCGCCCTCAAGGACGACGTGATCTACGAAGTCCACCTGCGCGGCCTCAGCAAGGGTGACAGCAGCGTCAGCTGCGCCGGTACCTACGCGGGCGCGGGCGCGAAAGCCGCCGCCCTGCAGTCGCTTGGTGTGACTGCCGTGGAATTCCTGCCGGTGCAGGAAACCGACAACGACGCCAACGACGCGAACGACAGCGCGACCGGGCGCTCATCGACCAGCACCAGCGGTGACAATTACTGGGGGTACATGACCCTCAACTACTTCGCGCCCGACCGTCGCTACAGCTGCGACAAAAGCGCCGGTGGGCCCACCAGGGAATTCAAGGCCATGGTCAAAGCCTTCCACGACCGGGGCATCAAGGTCTTCATCGACGTGGTGTACAACCACACCGGTGAGGGCGGTACCTATACCAGCACCGACCCCAGCGTCGCGAACATCATCTCCTGGCGCGGGCTGGACAACCCCACCTATTACGAACTCACGAGCGACAACCAGTACTACTACGACAACACCGGCGTCGGCGGAAACTACAACACCTACAACCCGGTGGCGCAGAACCTGATCGTCGATTCGCTGAAGTACTGGCGTGACGAGCTCGGCGTCGACGGTTACCGCTTCGACCTGGCCAGCGTTCTCGGAAATACCTGTACCAAGGGCTGCTTCAATTACGACAAGCTCGATTCCAACACGGCCCTCAACCGCATCGTGCGTGACGTTCCCCCCCGCCCGGCGGGAGGAGGCAGCGGCGTGGACCTGATCGCCGAACCCTGGGCAATTGGCGGCAACTCCTATCAGGTGGGCAACTTCCCGAGTGGCTGGAGCGAATGGAACGGCTATTACCGCGATCTGCTGCGCAAAGACCAGAACAAACTCGGCTCCGAAAGTGTCACGCCCGCCCAGCTCGCCACGCGCTTCGCGGGCTCGAGCGACCTGTACGGGGATGATGGCCGCAAGCCCTGGAACAGCGTGAACTTCATGGTCGCGCACGACGGCTTCACCCTCAAGGATCTGTATTCCTGCAACAACAAGAACAACTCTCAGGCCTGGCCGTACGGCCCCAGCGACGGCGGGGAGGACCACAACAACAGCTGGGATCAGGCGGGTGTCGCGAGTGACCAGCGCAAAGCCGCCCGCAACGGCCTGGCCTTCCTGATGCTGAATGCCGGCACGCCCATGCTGACCGGCGGTGACGAATTCCTGCGTGGCGTGAACTGCAACAACAATCCCTACAACCTCGATTCGGGCGCCAACTGGCTGAATTATTCCCTCAATACCGACCAGACGAACTTCAAGTCTTACGCGCAGAACATGATCGCCTTCCGCAAAGCCCACCCGGCCCTGCGTCCGGCCAGCTTCTACTCGAGCGCGGACACCAACGGCAACGTCATGGAGCAGCTGCGCTGGTTCAAGCCTGACGGTCAGGTGCCCGACAGCACCTACTGGAATGACGCCGCCAACCACGCCCTCGCTTACCGCATCGACGGTACCGAGTTCGGTGATTCTGCCAGTGCGATCTACGTGGCCTACAACGGCTGGTCGGGCAGCGTCAATTTCACCCTGCCGTGGCCGGGCGCCGGCAAGAGCTGGTACCGCGTGACCGACACCTGCCCCTGGGCGGAAGGCAGCAGTCAGGTGGACCTGAATGCCGCCTCCAACGTCGGGGGAGAGTACGCGACGTACGGCCTGTGCGGCCGCAGTGTGCTGGTGCTGATCGCCAAATAG
- a CDS encoding discoidin domain-containing protein, with translation MPYPIRTTLAMIGLTALLASCTSAGQPPGVQGVQGPPAPSPVAPSPAAGTPGQASDLRPVRATSANVPRDRGFSESNAWDDDLGTGWGTETADEWIRFDLGTEKTIEALSLAWQHGDQRVAHFDLELSTDGDRWTPARRLYSSGTTPSLERYEIGGQHARFLRVTNRGNSEDSSIGITEVRIHSVRGAAGNVSGTEERTYFVDCHTGKDSHAGTTSEQAWKSLSKVNASALKPGDRLLLKRGCSWEGPLHARWSGRSDAPIVIDVYGQGEAPLIRNGRPGAVVIAGSHQIIQNLRVTADRPPRRDTGRCNGPLGWHAGFAFTSGSRHNTLQNSQASGLTAGVHLESGSTHNRVLRNQLTNNDVMSKNNRDNGNNDSGAWGVLINGDDNEVAYNYFEGNTACSEDYGVEGASLELYYAKRNYFHHNTSINDTTFAELGGSRRDRSEHNRFEYNLYAPLDTNGRGEALVIRGHKSDWGGNPGTVFNHNTVYNSNVGVYCGDGCNRSILTLKNNIIVTRAGATKDTLWTDGPIDESGNVFWQLDGERRVFIEGQQLTASSTWGDPKLTDPRQRKFEPSPEAPNRRAGALPLP, from the coding sequence ATGCCGTACCCGATTCGCACGACCCTGGCCATGATCGGTCTCACCGCCCTGCTTGCCAGTTGCACAAGCGCCGGTCAGCCTCCCGGTGTTCAGGGTGTTCAGGGCCCCCCGGCGCCTTCCCCCGTGGCGCCTAGCCCAGCTGCCGGAACGCCGGGGCAGGCATCCGACTTGCGCCCTGTCCGGGCGACCAGTGCGAACGTTCCGCGGGACCGTGGCTTCAGTGAAAGCAATGCCTGGGACGACGATCTGGGCACTGGCTGGGGCACTGAAACGGCCGACGAGTGGATTCGTTTCGATCTCGGCACCGAGAAGACCATCGAGGCTCTTTCGCTGGCCTGGCAGCACGGTGACCAGCGCGTCGCCCACTTCGACCTTGAACTGTCCACCGACGGCGATCGCTGGACCCCGGCGCGTCGTCTGTACAGCAGTGGCACCACGCCGAGCCTGGAGCGGTACGAAATCGGCGGACAGCACGCCCGCTTTCTCCGCGTCACCAACCGCGGCAACTCCGAAGACTCCTCGATTGGCATCACCGAGGTGCGAATTCACAGCGTCCGCGGAGCAGCGGGCAACGTCTCCGGCACAGAAGAGCGGACCTACTTCGTGGATTGCCATACCGGCAAGGACAGCCACGCCGGTACCACCAGCGAGCAGGCCTGGAAGAGCCTGAGCAAGGTCAATGCGAGTGCCCTGAAACCCGGCGACCGGCTGCTGCTCAAGCGGGGCTGCAGCTGGGAGGGGCCACTCCATGCCCGCTGGAGCGGGCGCAGTGACGCCCCGATCGTCATCGACGTCTATGGGCAGGGTGAAGCACCCCTGATCCGCAATGGCCGACCCGGCGCGGTCGTCATTGCAGGCTCACATCAGATCATCCAGAACCTGCGCGTCACGGCCGACCGGCCACCCCGGCGTGACACCGGGCGCTGCAACGGACCGCTGGGCTGGCATGCCGGTTTCGCTTTCACGAGTGGCAGCCGCCACAACACCCTGCAGAACAGCCAGGCATCCGGCCTGACCGCCGGCGTGCACCTCGAAAGCGGCAGCACCCACAACAGGGTGCTGCGCAACCAGCTGACGAACAACGACGTCATGAGCAAGAACAACCGCGACAACGGCAACAACGACAGCGGCGCCTGGGGTGTGCTGATCAACGGCGACGACAACGAGGTGGCCTACAACTACTTTGAGGGCAACACCGCCTGCAGCGAGGATTACGGGGTCGAAGGTGCGTCCCTGGAGCTGTACTATGCCAAGCGCAACTATTTCCACCACAACACCTCGATCAACGACACCACCTTCGCGGAGCTGGGTGGGTCCCGCCGTGACCGCAGCGAACACAACCGCTTCGAGTACAACCTCTACGCGCCCCTGGACACGAACGGGCGCGGCGAGGCACTGGTGATTCGCGGTCACAAAAGCGACTGGGGAGGCAATCCCGGGACAGTCTTCAATCACAACACCGTCTACAACAGCAATGTCGGCGTTTACTGCGGCGACGGGTGCAACCGGAGCATCCTGACCCTGAAAAACAACATCATCGTGACCCGCGCCGGGGCCACCAAAGACACCCTGTGGACCGATGGTCCCATCGACGAGAGCGGCAATGTCTTCTGGCAGCTCGACGGGGAGCGCAGGGTGTTTATCGAGGGCCAGCAACTGACGGCTTCCTCGACGTGGGGTGACCCAAAGCTGACCGATCCCCGGCAGCGCAAGTTCGAGCCGAGCCCTGAAGCACCCAACCGCCGTGCGGGCGCCCTGCCCCTGCCCTGA
- a CDS encoding TerD family protein — translation MAVSLKKGGNVSLTKEAPTMKRLTLGLGWDPRKTDGQKFDLDAMVFLLGANGQVRSDADFIFFNNTQSTDGSVVHAGDNRSGEGEGDDETIEINLEKVPSDVDKIVASVVIYEGQANNQNFGMVDKAYIRVVNADGGTEVARYDLTEDGGTVTAMIFGELYRHNGEWKFKARGEGYDAGFQALVKSYGVNV, via the coding sequence ATGGCAGTTTCACTGAAAAAAGGCGGGAACGTCAGTCTCACCAAAGAAGCCCCCACCATGAAGAGGCTCACCCTCGGGCTCGGCTGGGACCCACGCAAGACCGACGGTCAGAAGTTCGACCTCGACGCGATGGTGTTTCTGCTCGGCGCCAACGGGCAGGTGCGCTCGGATGCCGACTTCATCTTCTTCAACAACACCCAGAGCACTGACGGCAGCGTCGTTCACGCGGGCGACAACCGCTCCGGCGAAGGAGAGGGTGACGACGAAACCATCGAAATCAACCTCGAAAAAGTTCCGTCGGACGTCGACAAGATCGTGGCAAGTGTGGTGATTTACGAAGGCCAGGCGAACAACCAGAACTTCGGCATGGTCGACAAGGCCTACATCCGCGTGGTGAATGCCGACGGCGGCACGGAAGTCGCCCGCTATGACCTGACCGAGGACGGCGGCACCGTCACCGCCATGATCTTCGGTGAGCTGTACCGCCACAATGGCGAGTGGAAGTTCAAGGCGCGCGGCGAAGGATACGACGCAGGCTTTCAGGCGCTGGTAAAGAGTTACGGCGTCAACGTCTGA
- a CDS encoding TerD family protein: MTQLQRGQRVPLSALITSSTFELRASITGDAHEYDVACFLLDEHDKVPGDEHIVFYNQDASPDGSVRYANFQGETRFTVDLKRVNHRVHKMVLTVTPDGGELRGVRRGEVSILQGSEARASYTFSGTDFPTERAIMVLELYKRNGEWRAAAVGQGFSGGLAALVAHFGSSVSAPPTPPVPSANPPMVDVNRPASAQKNNPAGSIDTRRPERPPSSGPPVSLTKVTLHKQGDSARISLSKGQQVVHVNLNWTQQAARGGFFGRASGSADLDLGCMFEMEDGSSGVMQALGRNLGCSGTFPYIYIDQDDRSGVSANGENLYVEKPDLIRRVLIFAFIYEGTSNFRDVNAHMTLKDTAGNEVKLNLDNPSSSATFCAVALLEKQGNQLMVRKEERYFAGHKQCDEHYVFGFQWTRGSK; encoded by the coding sequence ATGACCCAGCTGCAACGCGGTCAGCGTGTGCCCCTCAGTGCGCTGATCACCTCCTCCACCTTCGAGTTGCGCGCGAGCATCACCGGCGACGCGCACGAGTACGACGTCGCCTGCTTCCTGCTCGACGAGCACGACAAGGTTCCCGGCGACGAACACATCGTGTTTTACAACCAGGACGCCAGCCCGGACGGCTCGGTGCGTTACGCGAACTTTCAGGGTGAGACGCGCTTCACGGTCGACCTGAAACGGGTGAACCACCGCGTGCACAAAATGGTTCTGACGGTCACGCCGGACGGTGGAGAACTGCGCGGTGTCCGACGGGGTGAAGTCAGCATCCTGCAGGGCAGCGAGGCGCGCGCTTCGTACACGTTCAGCGGAACTGACTTTCCGACGGAACGCGCGATCATGGTGCTGGAGCTGTACAAACGCAACGGCGAGTGGCGCGCCGCGGCGGTCGGGCAGGGTTTCAGCGGCGGGCTCGCGGCGCTCGTCGCGCACTTCGGCAGCAGCGTCAGCGCTCCGCCGACACCGCCTGTTCCTTCAGCGAACCCGCCCATGGTCGACGTGAACCGTCCCGCGTCTGCCCAGAAAAACAACCCCGCCGGAAGCATCGACACGCGCAGACCGGAGCGCCCCCCCTCGTCGGGGCCACCCGTGTCGCTCACCAAGGTCACCCTGCACAAGCAGGGTGACAGCGCACGCATCAGCCTCAGCAAGGGCCAGCAGGTGGTACACGTCAACCTCAACTGGACGCAGCAGGCCGCGCGCGGCGGCTTTTTCGGCCGCGCCTCAGGCAGCGCGGACCTCGACCTCGGCTGCATGTTCGAGATGGAGGACGGCAGCAGCGGCGTGATGCAGGCCCTGGGGCGCAACCTGGGGTGCAGCGGCACCTTTCCTTACATCTACATCGACCAGGACGACCGCAGTGGCGTCAGTGCGAACGGCGAGAATCTCTACGTCGAAAAACCGGACCTGATTCGCCGGGTGCTGATCTTTGCCTTCATCTACGAAGGCACCAGCAACTTCCGCGACGTGAACGCGCACATGACCCTGAAGGACACCGCCGGGAACGAAGTGAAGCTGAACCTCGACAATCCGTCGAGCAGCGCCACCTTCTGCGCGGTGGCACTGCTCGAAAAACAGGGCAACCAGCTCATGGTGCGCAAGGAAGAGCGCTACTTCGCGGGCCACAAGCAGTGCGACGAGCACTACGTCTTCGGCTTTCAGTGGACGCGGGGCAGCAAATAA
- a CDS encoding VWA domain-containing protein, whose protein sequence is MTTPVQLSRGEKRKLTDLGASQTLSVTFDAGLPGADVSVFGLDGDRKLRNDTYFVFYNQPRSPHGEITTDAQPSSAHASFTLDLAQLPPTVTRLMFVATHDDTPFSRAGTGTWSLRSNGQELARYAYQGADFQAEKAVMVAEVYQHAGEWRVAAVGQGFNGGLDALLVSFGGEVAADAPAPPTPAPAPTAPVDLKKQARVRLDKEIQHSAPQLVSLVKQAQVSLQKKGLDEHTARMALVLDISGSMQGLYANGTVQRVVEKALALGSRFDDDGRIDVFLFGVNAQYAGEVSVRDVTGYVNRLMRTTRLEGGTQYGKAMQLLRRHYFGDAVKRKQPFEQSLPVYVMFVTDGETQGQDVAVQQLMDGSYEPLFYKFLGVGHERFQFLQRLDDLRGRLIDNADFVAVNDIDRVGDAELYDRLVQEYPEFLRSAKAHRMLPQGLR, encoded by the coding sequence GTGACAACTCCAGTGCAACTTTCACGCGGCGAAAAGCGCAAACTGACCGACCTCGGGGCCAGCCAGACCCTGAGTGTCACCTTCGACGCCGGACTCCCGGGCGCGGATGTCAGCGTCTTTGGCCTCGACGGCGACCGGAAGCTCCGAAACGACACGTACTTCGTGTTCTACAACCAGCCGCGCAGTCCGCACGGCGAAATTACCACCGACGCCCAGCCCAGCAGTGCGCACGCCTCCTTCACGCTGGACCTCGCGCAGCTTCCCCCGACGGTCACACGTCTGATGTTCGTCGCCACGCACGACGACACCCCCTTTTCCAGGGCGGGCACTGGCACCTGGTCACTTCGCTCGAATGGCCAGGAACTCGCGCGGTACGCTTACCAGGGCGCGGACTTTCAGGCGGAGAAAGCCGTGATGGTCGCCGAGGTGTATCAGCACGCCGGCGAGTGGCGTGTCGCGGCGGTCGGGCAGGGTTTCAACGGTGGTCTGGACGCGCTGCTCGTCTCGTTCGGCGGTGAGGTGGCCGCCGACGCGCCCGCGCCGCCCACGCCCGCGCCTGCACCGACGGCGCCCGTCGACCTCAAGAAGCAGGCCCGGGTAAGGCTCGACAAGGAAATTCAGCACAGTGCGCCGCAGCTGGTGAGTCTTGTCAAGCAGGCGCAGGTGAGCTTGCAGAAGAAAGGGCTCGACGAGCACACCGCCCGCATGGCCCTGGTGCTGGACATCAGCGGCAGTATGCAGGGCCTGTACGCCAACGGCACCGTGCAGCGTGTGGTCGAAAAAGCCCTCGCGCTTGGCAGCCGCTTTGACGATGACGGCCGCATCGACGTCTTTCTGTTCGGCGTGAACGCGCAGTACGCCGGTGAAGTGAGCGTGCGTGACGTCACCGGCTACGTGAATCGCCTGATGCGTACCACCCGTCTGGAAGGCGGGACCCAGTACGGCAAGGCGATGCAGCTGCTGCGCCGGCATTACTTCGGTGACGCCGTGAAGCGCAAGCAGCCCTTCGAGCAAAGCCTGCCGGTGTACGTGATGTTCGTGACGGACGGCGAGACCCAAGGTCAGGACGTGGCCGTGCAGCAACTGATGGACGGCAGCTACGAACCGCTGTTCTACAAGTTCCTCGGGGTGGGCCACGAGCGCTTTCAGTTTCTGCAGCGCCTCGACGACCTGCGGGGCCGCCTGATCGACAACGCCGACTTCGTTGCGGTCAACGATATCGACCGCGTTGGCGACGCCGAACTGTACGACCGTCTCGTGCAGGAATACCCGGAGTTTCTGCGCAGCGCCAAGGCGCACCGCATGCTGCCTCAGGGGCTGCGCTGA
- a CDS encoding nucleoside deaminase, giving the protein MGAAAGTESDLSANDLQFLRRAIALSARARAAGKHPFGALVVDAEGRIVSEAVNDSLPPAGDPTRHAEMLAVAQAARLRTPAQLQSSTLYSSAEPCCMCAGAIYWCNVGRVVYALSEERLLGLTGDHPENPTFALPCREVFAHGQRAVRVLGPALQDEAAEMHREFWIGR; this is encoded by the coding sequence ATGGGCGCAGCGGCTGGAACGGAAAGCGACCTCAGCGCAAACGACCTGCAATTTCTGAGACGCGCCATCGCCCTGAGCGCCAGGGCCAGGGCTGCCGGGAAGCATCCTTTTGGGGCGCTGGTCGTGGACGCGGAGGGTCGAATCGTCTCGGAGGCGGTGAACGACTCGCTGCCCCCCGCAGGTGATCCGACACGGCATGCCGAAATGCTCGCGGTGGCGCAGGCGGCACGCCTGCGCACCCCGGCGCAGTTGCAGTCTTCGACGCTCTACAGCAGCGCGGAGCCGTGTTGCATGTGTGCCGGGGCCATCTACTGGTGCAACGTCGGACGGGTGGTGTACGCCCTGTCCGAGGAGCGGCTGCTTGGCCTCACAGGGGACCACCCGGAAAATCCGACGTTCGCGTTGCCCTGCCGGGAGGTGTTCGCGCATGGCCAACGCGCCGTCCGGGTGCTGGGCCCTGCGCTGCAGGACGAAGCCGCCGAGATGCACCGGGAATTCTGGATTGGGCGATAG